The DNA sequence GCGCAGCGGTTTGGCCTCGATCGGTTTGGGGGTTGCGCGGATGGGTGCCCCACCGCTGTGGGAAGCAGGTTGTGACATGAGAGGTGTGTCCTTCACTAATGCTTATCGGGAATATTTTGTGGAGAGGTACGTGGAGAGGTACAGGGTCAGGAGGTCAACTGGGTAAGCGGCACCTCATTGATCAGTGCTTCCTCCAGCAGACCCTCCTCAATGCCCCACTGGGTGAGGATGCGCTCATAATCACCGTTATCGATGATGTGCTGGAAGGCACGGGCAACCACAGGGGTCAGATCAGAATCCTTGGGTAAGGCGAAACCAAAAGGTGCCGCCATGAAAATATCCCCGACCAGTTCGATGCGGTCCTCGGAGCGAGCCACCGCCCAGGCGGTGATGGGGGAATCAGCGGCCAGGGCATCCGCACGGCCCAGGATCAGGGCGGTGGCGGCGGTGTCCGCGGTGTCATAGGCCAGCACCGTGATGGGCTCCTGACCGTCTGCCACACACTGATCAGACTTGGGGCGGACATCATCAGTTTCTGCCACCGTGGTGCGCTGAACCGCGATGGTCAAGCCGCAGGCGTTGTCTGGATCGACAACTTTGTCTGCATCCACACGCTGGGCCCACTGCACACCGGCGTAGAGGAAGTCCACGAAGTCAAAATTCTCCCTGCGTTCCTCATTGTCAGTGAAACCGGATGCACCCATATCCACGGTGCCGGCCTGAACCGACGGGAGGATGAGGGAGAAGTCCTGCTCCTGGGGCTGATAATCCAGACCCATGGCACCGGCCACGGCGCGGGCGAGGTCCATCTCCACGCCGATGATCTCACCATCGGAATCCTTGAACTCAAACGGTGGGAACGGCGGGTTGGCGCCTGCGGTGAGGACACCACGTTCCGCCAGGGCCGGAGGAACCAGGGCTTCGATCTCCGGAACAGCCTCAGGTACGATCTGCTCCCAACCTTCCGGATTGCCC is a window from the Corynebacterium faecale genome containing:
- a CDS encoding ABC transporter substrate-binding protein, with protein sequence MIDSLTRLRPGARLVAPRDLIEHQPARSRLFRGVAAVIGTVAASFALVSCVTNEEEGNPEGWEQIVPEAVPEIEALVPPALAERGVLTAGANPPFPPFEFKDSDGEIIGVEMDLARAVAGAMGLDYQPQEQDFSLILPSVQAGTVDMGASGFTDNEERRENFDFVDFLYAGVQWAQRVDADKVVDPDNACGLTIAVQRTTVAETDDVRPKSDQCVADGQEPITVLAYDTADTAATALILGRADALAADSPITAWAVARSEDRIELVGDIFMAAPFGFALPKDSDLTPVVARAFQHIIDNGDYERILTQWGIEEGLLEEALINEVPLTQLTS